Proteins encoded within one genomic window of Macaca fascicularis isolate 582-1 chromosome 16, T2T-MFA8v1.1:
- the PTRH2 gene encoding peptidyl-tRNA hydrolase 2, mitochondrial isoform X3, protein MPSKSLVMEYLAHPSALGLAIGVACGVCLGWSLRVRFGMLPKSKTSKTHTDTESEASILGESGEYKMILVVRNDLKMGKGKVAAQCSHAAVSAYKQIQRRNPEMLKQWEYCGQPKVVVKAPDEETLIALLAHAKMLGLTVSLIQDAGRTQIAPGSQTVLGIGPGPADLIDKVTGHLKLY, encoded by the coding sequence ATGCCCTCCAAATCCTTGGTTATGGAATATTTGGCTCATCCCAGTGCACTCGGCTTGGCTATTGGAGTTGCTTGTGGCGTGTGTCTGGGCTGGAGCCTCCGAGTACGCTTTGGGATGCTCCCCAAAAGCAAGACGAGcaagacacacacagatactgaAAGTGAAGCAAGCATCTTGGGAGAGAGTGGGGAGTACAAGATGATTCTTGTGGTTCGAAATGACTTAAAGATGGGAAAAGGGAAAGTGGCTGCCCAGTGCTCTCATGCTGCTGTTTCAGCCTACAAGCAGATTCAAAGAAGAAATCCTGAAATGCTCAAGCAATGGGAATATTGTGGCCAGCCCAAGGTGGTGGTCAAAGCTCCTGATGAAGAAACCCTGATTGCATTATTGGCCCAtgcgaaaatgctgggattgacTGTAAGTTTAATTCAAGATGCTGGACGTACTCAGATTGCACCAGGCTCTCAAACTGTCCTAGGGATTGGGCCAGGACCAGCAGACCTAATTGACAAAGTCACTGGCCACCTAAAACTTTACTAG
- the PTRH2 gene encoding peptidyl-tRNA hydrolase 2, mitochondrial isoform X2 — translation MVQEEMPSKSLVMEYLAHPSALGLAIGVACGVCLGWSLRVRFGMLPKSKTSKTHTDTESEASILGESGEYKMILVVRNDLKMGKGKVAAQCSHAAVSAYKQIQRRNPEMLKQWEYCGQPKVVVKAPDEETLIALLAHAKMLGLTVSLIQDAGRTQIAPGSQTVLGIGPGPADLIDKVTGHLKLY, via the exons ATGGTACAGGAGGAG ATGCCCTCCAAATCCTTGGTTATGGAATATTTGGCTCATCCCAGTGCACTCGGCTTGGCTATTGGAGTTGCTTGTGGCGTGTGTCTGGGCTGGAGCCTCCGAGTACGCTTTGGGATGCTCCCCAAAAGCAAGACGAGcaagacacacacagatactgaAAGTGAAGCAAGCATCTTGGGAGAGAGTGGGGAGTACAAGATGATTCTTGTGGTTCGAAATGACTTAAAGATGGGAAAAGGGAAAGTGGCTGCCCAGTGCTCTCATGCTGCTGTTTCAGCCTACAAGCAGATTCAAAGAAGAAATCCTGAAATGCTCAAGCAATGGGAATATTGTGGCCAGCCCAAGGTGGTGGTCAAAGCTCCTGATGAAGAAACCCTGATTGCATTATTGGCCCAtgcgaaaatgctgggattgacTGTAAGTTTAATTCAAGATGCTGGACGTACTCAGATTGCACCAGGCTCTCAAACTGTCCTAGGGATTGGGCCAGGACCAGCAGACCTAATTGACAAAGTCACTGGCCACCTAAAACTTTACTAG
- the PTRH2 gene encoding peptidyl-tRNA hydrolase 2, mitochondrial isoform X1: MSQCLLPPILDVHQKREKLRTLLHPHHPAINSFQCFRHFSGPLCFQLCTLMMPSKSLVMEYLAHPSALGLAIGVACGVCLGWSLRVRFGMLPKSKTSKTHTDTESEASILGESGEYKMILVVRNDLKMGKGKVAAQCSHAAVSAYKQIQRRNPEMLKQWEYCGQPKVVVKAPDEETLIALLAHAKMLGLTVSLIQDAGRTQIAPGSQTVLGIGPGPADLIDKVTGHLKLY, encoded by the exons ATGTCCCAATGCCTTCTACCACCTATTCTCGATGTTcatcagaagagagagaaattgaggACCCTATTACATCCCCATCATCCAGCAATTAATTCATTTCAGTGCTTCAGACATTTTTCAGGACCACTGTGCTTTCAGCTGTGTACATTAATG ATGCCCTCCAAATCCTTGGTTATGGAATATTTGGCTCATCCCAGTGCACTCGGCTTGGCTATTGGAGTTGCTTGTGGCGTGTGTCTGGGCTGGAGCCTCCGAGTACGCTTTGGGATGCTCCCCAAAAGCAAGACGAGcaagacacacacagatactgaAAGTGAAGCAAGCATCTTGGGAGAGAGTGGGGAGTACAAGATGATTCTTGTGGTTCGAAATGACTTAAAGATGGGAAAAGGGAAAGTGGCTGCCCAGTGCTCTCATGCTGCTGTTTCAGCCTACAAGCAGATTCAAAGAAGAAATCCTGAAATGCTCAAGCAATGGGAATATTGTGGCCAGCCCAAGGTGGTGGTCAAAGCTCCTGATGAAGAAACCCTGATTGCATTATTGGCCCAtgcgaaaatgctgggattgacTGTAAGTTTAATTCAAGATGCTGGACGTACTCAGATTGCACCAGGCTCTCAAACTGTCCTAGGGATTGGGCCAGGACCAGCAGACCTAATTGACAAAGTCACTGGCCACCTAAAACTTTACTAG